The stretch of DNA TGCGATTTCAGGTTGGCACAAACTGGTATTTATTCTTTATTACTCAATATGAAAAGTATGTAATATCTAATGATAATACATCAATTATTGTCTAAGTAAATAAAAGTAGTAACTAATAATATGTAGTTGTGCTACATACAGCAAACTTGAGGAAGTATCTAGGAATTGAAAGTAACAACTAAGGGTTTGTAGCTGTGCCATAGACATCACAGCCATTATTaaataacaactaatattatgTTTTTTATTCTATAAGCTATTAAGTAGTAGTCTAGAGCTATTCAGTCTTCCTTGAGATCTATTAAGTCAACCTCCTCGTGTCTTGTCTTCTTGTTTTTTGAAGTGCTGCTCGACCCCTCGTCATCTGATTCGTCCACAATATGAACTTGTCTTGAGCGTTTTGGTTGTGTATGTTCTCCGTTGACAGTCTGTATTTAGTAGTAGAATTGTTAATATACACGCTTGGTTAAACTGAAGCCATGATACATTTAGTAATATTTAGTTATTTACCTCATTGAAGCACTTCTCTGATATGTCAATGACGTTGaagctctttcttcttttaagACCATGATTATAATCAGCAACCTTTATTTTGAAACATAATTCTTTTCCAACGAAGGTGTTGAAAAGCAGATCCGGAACATGATTGTAGTCTTCATCATCCTCGTCCTCAATTGGTTGGGAATCAAATAAGGTAAGAGCATCTTGACCAATAAGTTTTTTAGCTTCTTTGTCAAATATGACGAAAGATGTAGTAGAGGTATCATCTTGCACTTTTAACTCGATACGATACCTAACCCGAAGAACAGTCATATAGTTAGTTAATAATTTTGACAGTGTCACAATTACATCTATTAACAATCAGATTATTTTCTGAAAAAGTGATACCTGATTGTCTGAGTTTCACTTGGCTTCTTGCAAGTATCACACCATAGGCCAGATGCCTTATGACGTGGCTTACTGGTGCACCCAAAGCATGATTGGTAATTCCAAGGTTTTTCTCTTGGGATACATTTTACTTTAGCGGTACAATAACATATAAGATCCTGAATGTCcagaaaaaataataaaaaagggCTTAGTGAACTAAAGGAGAGAAAAAAGAAGGACAGTTAATAACTTCATACCTTTTTGTACTCAGTTTCTGCATACTCTAAGAGGGTTGATATATCTTTCTGGGTGATTTCGTCTATAGCTGCTTTGTGTTTGAAATCCCCACTCTTTTCACTATAAATTGTAGTCAGTGTATTCACTTCAGGGAAGTCTAGATTGAGGTATAGACtacttgatgaggaagttgataTACTGTTGTATCCTGTAATTTTTTTAAGAACAAAAAATTTAGGGACATGCTTTAAATTTTAGAAATAGCATAGTAATGATGAATAAATTTCATACTTACCATTATAGTTCTTTACTGTGAGAGATGTAACGACAGCTACGGTGGGTACGTTAGAACCAGTAAGTTTTTCTTTTTGTAGATGGTAGTTGGCAAGGCATTGATCCCATAGAGTAATTCTTACGCGATCACCCCTGTTTGAAAAATAAAGGAGGTTATAAAGTATTGGAGGCAGGGAGTAAAGTATAGCATATAGATTATAATACAAGAGTTGGGTACATACACTTCATTTTCAATCTCTATTGCAAAACAATTGTTTCCGGGTTTCTCGTCGATAACAACTCCGTATAGATCTGTAAATTCGGAGTACTGTTAGAAAGGAAGATATTAATTACGGAATATTGATTAAGGTTAGTTCACATACCAGTAAGTATATAGTGGTTATCACGCCGATGGTCTAGATTGTCGAATGGAACAAAGTCGAATCTATGAATAGGAATAGTACTATCTTCTAATGCCATGGCCTTGGCAAAAGTAGAGTAAAAGAATTTCAGCATAATCTTGTTATCGCTTACAACACGATAAGCGGTCCTATTTGGGATAAACTCAAAGTTTTTGAGGATATGGATTTTTCTATCACAAATTTGTGGTTCGAAGCGTTTCCAGAAATAACCTGGGATGGTTGCCTCCACGTACCCTCCCTGTAAATGGTTTACAAAAATATAGTTTGACGTCAGTTCGTTGCCCTGGGTTGAAAACGTAAAATATATGGCCAGAGAAAATAGAATAGTTCGTTACCTCTTCATCTATGAGGACCGTAGAAACATAAAGAAGCTCAGATTTGTTGGTTGGACGATAAACTTTGCATAATCTTGTCACACGAACCCTGATTTTCCAATTGTTACTGCCGGAGTCTTCGTTGTCAGGAGGTGTTGGTCTTAGTTCATTGATGAGCGAATAAGATCTGTGCATAGAAAAATTCAAGTTAATATGAGTTAAGTTAGATATGTTTGGGTGCAGGTACTAAAAGTATAGATGGAGAACATGAGAACATACCTCGGTGCCATGGCTGCCTAAAGAGTTTGCAGGAAAGTTTTTTTTGCAGGTAAGTTTAACGTTGGCATTAGTTTATTTATATAGTGTTTGTAAAATTTATCTATTTCTCTAGGATTAGGAATTTATGAGCTAAGAGATAAAGAGTTCACAAATAGTGTTTAACATGAACGTCAATTGGAATAAACGTGCAGGAGGATGGCATTGAAGACAGCAGGCATTTAACAAATTTTTAATGTAGTATTTGATTTGTGGTAGAATGGGGAACGTATTTTTTTCAGTGTATATTCCATAAGAGAAGATATTTTTCCATATATTTGTGTACATAGGgataataataatttttaaaaAGATTTTTTAGTAggtattttattatatttgtgtatattCCATAAGAGAAGGTATTTCTTAATGTAGTATTTGATAAGATAATAGTCTTGTGTAGATAGAATTTTTAAATAGTATTTGTTTTGTGGTAGAATGTGGAAAAGGAGAGTTGAGAAAACATATTATCaacgtgatattttttttttcaacgtGATATTTTTTTTTCAACGTGATataattttcaaaaatattttcaacgtgatatttttttttttttttgaaatcttcAACGTGATAAaagtatttttatataattattattttggtTCGAGTGTTTAAGAAAGCATGGAGTCtttagaattgcctgaaaaaagcctcttttatagaCGCGCTCCAAAACTGTCAAATAGAAGACAAATTATCTTAGTTAGTGATACATATAGACGCGCTTAGAAAATTAGAAATATCACGAATCAAAAATTCTTTTGTGTGTTTCATAAAAAGAAGAGAAGTTAAATGGTACTTGGCTAAAAGACATGTATACAATTAGACATGGTACAATATATAGTTGATAAACTCTAAGGAATAGAAAGTTAAAATAAAACtcgacttaaaataaaattaaagttaCATATAAAGTTACCTACAATAATGAGCAGTTTACTGTTTTTGAGATCAGCAAATTCATGAAAACCGTGATCATTAACCTCCACATATCATGCAAAGCGATACCTAAGAAACACAAAAATAACATGTCAAAATATATATaacacaaaaattaatcactaAAAGACAGACACTATAAATTATGCATGGTAATAAGGAACAGCCAGTCAGCCATATGCTTATAGGTAGGTTCAAACTTAACCAAAACCATATTTAACACAAATGCATGCATGGATGTTATATTCATGCGTGTATATATATGCATTAAAAAGTGTTAAATCCCAAATAGAATTCTAATTCTATAATTCTATAGAGGTTAATATAATTGAAAATTTGATCTTTATATCAAATATGCTAACCAGTAACCACGTACAGGAAGAAGTTGGAGTTAATACAAATACAAAAGCAAATCAATTTTGTATCTTATTCACCATACTACGTACACTAagtattattctattatttttaattattattatgtgCTTCGAGAaacttggactctctgtaatcgctcgaaaaaagcgtCAATTGGAATAAAAGTGCAGGAGGATGGCATCGAAGACAGCAGGCATTTAACAAATTTTTAATGTAGTATTTGATTTGTGGTAGAATGGGGAACGTATTTTTTTCAGTGTATATTCCATAAGAGAAGATATTTTTCCATATATTTGTGTACATAGGgataataataatttttaaaaAGATTTTTTAGTAggtattttattatatttgtgtatattCCATAAGAGAAGGTATTTCTTAATGTAGTATTTGATAAGATAATAGTCTTGTGTAGATAGAATTTTTAAATAGTATTTGTTTTGTGGTAGAATGTGGAAAAGGAGAGTTGAGAAAACATATTATCAACGTGATATTTTTTTTTCAACGTGATATTTTTTTTCAACGTGATataattttcaaaaatattttcaacgtgatattttttttttgaaatctttAACGTGATAAaagtatttttatataattattattttggtTCGAGTGTTTAAGAAAGCAAGGAGTCtttagaattgcctgaaaaaagcctcttttatagaCGCGCTCCAAAACTGTCAAATTAAGACAAATTATCTTAGTTAGTGATACATATAGACGCGCTTAGAAAACTAGAAATATCACGAATCAAAAATTCTTTTGTGTGTTTCATAAAAAGAAGAGAAGTTAAATGGTACTTGGCTAAAAGACATGTATACAATTAGACATGGTACAATATATAGTTGATAAACTCTAAGGAATAGAAAGTTAAAATAAAACtcgacttaaaataaaattaaagttaCTTATAAAGTTACCTACTATAATGAGCAAGCGATTCGTTTTTGAGATCAAAGAAATTCATGAAAACCGTGATCATTAACCTCCACATATCATGCAAAGCGATACCTAAGAAACACAAAAATAACATGTCAAAATATATATaacacaaaaattaatcactaAAAGACAGACACTATAAATTATGCATGGTAATAAGGAACAACCAGTCAGCCATATGCTTATAGGTAGGTTCAAACTTAACCAAAACCATATTTAACACAAATGCATGCATGGATGTTATATTCATGCGTGTATATATATGCATTAAAAAGTGTTAAATCCCAAATAGAATTCTCTATAATTCTATAGAGGTTAATATAATTGAAAATTTGATCTTTATATCAAATATACTAACCAGTAACCACGTACAGGGAGAAGTTTGAGTTAATACAAATACAAAAGCAAATCAATTTTGTATCTTATTCACCATACTACGTACACTAagtattattctattatttttaattattattaagtgCTTCGAGAaacttggactctctgtaatcgctcgaaaaaagtttcatttattaatatagatagatagatagatattgattaaaGACTCACGTGTTGCAGTCTACTCACACAAACCAACAAAAAGACTAACCCCACACCCTGTCCTCCCCCGTCTACTAACATCATTGTAGACCATGCTCACAACCCGCCGAGTTGCCACCGTCATCGGCTCTTCCAACCACCCCAGCGACGGCAATGCGCCAATCACCTAAATGGCCCCATTTCTCTTTGTCGGCAATCGTGATATCCTTCTCTCCTCCcctatttctcttttctttttcaccCCTGCGTAGTGAACGGAGCTCCGTTCGTCGATTATATTCCACGGCAATCCCGTCAAGAGCTTTGGTCATCCCATTCACAGTCGGTCATCCCTAGTCCCACCCGATCCATCATCTTTATTTCCTCGTCGTATGCCCAGATCCTTCATCACTAGTCAACGCAGATTAAAAATGTCGGCGGCTACTTCTCTATTCTTCGACGCATCTTCTCCCCTCCCCATCTTTTCGGCAAcatgtggcggtggtggtgggagAGTGTTATGGTGCACCGTCAAGGCCATTCAAGATGAATTACTAAACATTGATTGTGTTATTTATACTGGAGTTCATGATGCTTTTCCCAATTCTTTA from Silene latifolia isolate original U9 population chromosome 10, ASM4854445v1, whole genome shotgun sequence encodes:
- the LOC141607925 gene encoding replication protein A 70 kDa DNA-binding subunit A-like, whose translation is MAPRSYSLINELRPTPPDNEDSGSNNWKIRVRVTRLCKVYRPTNKSELLYVSTVLIDEEGGYVEATIPGYFWKRFEPQICDRKIHILKNFEFIPNRTAYRVVSDNKIMLKFFYSTFAKAMALEDSTIPIHRFDFVPFDNLDHRRDNHYILTDLYGVVIDEKPGNNCFAIEIENEVGDRVRITLWDQCLANYHLQKEKLTGSNVPTVAVVTSLTVKNYNGYNSISTSSSSSLYLNLDFPEVNTLTTIYSEKSGDFKHKAAIDEITQKDISTLLEYAETEYKKDLICYCTAKVKCIPREKPWNYQSCFGCTSKPRHKASGLWCDTCKKPSETQTIRYRIELKVQDDTSTTSFVIFDKEAKKLIGQDALTLFDSQPIEDEDDEDYNHVPDLLFNTFVGKELCFKIKVADYNHGLKRRKSFNVIDISEKCFNETVNGEHTQPKRSRQVHIVDESDDEGSSSTSKNKKTRHEEVDLIDLKED